The following coding sequences are from one Bacillus sp. (in: firmicutes) window:
- a CDS encoding carboxypeptidase, with protein sequence MNKKALHIALSGALLSTGLTFGVATHSVGAVGEGPNYNGNETIKNERLHSYEEMVKFLKRLDSQSDALTLEVYGQSVKGRDLYLAKFGNNENNPTILYLTQQHGNETLTTEGALKFIQHLTSNSKQVKEILDNVNILVAPRLNVDGAEGDVNFSLDNYVAGTHTRYNANGVDLNRDHVDREQPETKALHENVLQKYKIDYMIDLHHQGTQTTLGDSDELVSGSILYPTNEEVDPEVVERSKKLGAVLYHEIEKRGFGTLSKYNGGSANTISRNGLATEYGIATLLFEMRGMADHYNESYVLGQKSNGYLIKQAVIALEATAKAIADGSIEHADTSFWDTLPLSGSKGGE encoded by the coding sequence TTGAATAAAAAAGCCTTACATATTGCATTATCAGGTGCTCTTTTAAGTACTGGGTTAACATTTGGAGTCGCTACTCATTCTGTAGGAGCTGTTGGCGAAGGACCAAACTACAACGGAAATGAAACCATTAAAAATGAACGATTGCATTCATATGAGGAAATGGTGAAGTTTTTAAAAAGGTTAGACAGTCAATCGGATGCGCTTACACTTGAAGTTTATGGACAATCTGTGAAAGGTCGCGATTTGTATCTTGCTAAATTCGGTAACAATGAAAACAATCCAACGATTTTATATTTAACGCAACAACATGGAAATGAAACACTGACTACTGAAGGGGCCTTAAAATTTATACAACACTTAACATCGAATAGTAAGCAGGTAAAAGAAATTTTAGACAATGTGAACATTTTAGTAGCACCGCGATTAAATGTAGATGGAGCTGAGGGGGATGTTAATTTCTCTTTAGACAATTATGTTGCCGGTACGCATACCCGATATAATGCCAACGGTGTTGATTTAAATCGTGACCATGTTGACCGAGAACAGCCTGAGACAAAAGCGTTACATGAAAATGTACTTCAAAAATATAAGATTGATTATATGATTGATCTTCATCATCAAGGAACACAGACGACACTAGGTGACAGTGATGAGCTAGTATCAGGCTCAATTCTTTATCCGACGAATGAAGAGGTTGATCCCGAAGTAGTTGAACGTTCGAAAAAGCTTGGTGCTGTTTTATACCACGAAATTGAAAAAAGAGGCTTTGGAACACTTTCCAAATATAATGGTGGTAGTGCCAATACGATAAGCCGTAATGGTCTAGCAACTGAATATGGAATTGCGACGTTGTTGTTTGAAATGAGGGGGATGGCTGATCATTATAACGAGTCATACGTATTAGGCCAAAAAAGTAACGGCTACTTAATTAAACAAGCGGTGATTGCACTGGAAGCAACGGCTAAAGCAATTGCTGATGGTTCGATTGAACACGCCGATACTTCCTTCTGGGATACACTCCCACTAAGTGGAAGTAAAGGTGGAGAATAA
- a CDS encoding alkaline phosphatase family protein, which translates to MNNKKPQLPKPVILLIIDTLMSYPLEVAVQTGRAPALQFLMEKGCYISNMVSSFPTMSVTIDSSLLTGTYADQHHIPGLNWFDESQKKMINYGTGFREAFKLGMHQVIYNMLYRLNNEHLNCDVTTIYEDLAEMGIPSASINSFVYRGNTPQRLHVPRLLSTMTHHQDSELTTKATPIFSLGAFSKLRPWSKVPQIAAGNYKFTARELRYLIRKNKLPGFTVCMFQDLDLRIHFKGPMDIKGIAQIDREIQKTLNLYPSWEEAVNRNVWMVMGDNGHAPMGFNYSKFIIDLRKILKKYRIARLERPIHEKDQLVLCVNQRMAYIYVLDRDLPLSVIIERLRNDARIDIISWKDGDYINVVSGIRPGSLRYNKGGEYTDIYEQTWSIEGNTDLLDLYITDKGKVFYGDYPDALARLYGALHSHPGRFIVVNAKPGCEFKAQSTPFHLGGSAHGSLHKQESLVPLVIAGTTATPKFPRLVDMKDFVLQLFRQQ; encoded by the coding sequence ATGAATAATAAAAAACCACAATTACCCAAACCGGTGATTTTACTGATCATAGATACATTGATGTCCTACCCGCTGGAAGTGGCTGTGCAAACCGGACGTGCTCCTGCCTTGCAATTTTTGATGGAAAAAGGTTGTTATATCTCCAATATGGTTAGTTCATTTCCGACAATGTCGGTAACCATTGACAGCAGTCTCTTGACGGGGACATATGCTGACCAACATCACATTCCTGGCTTAAACTGGTTTGATGAATCCCAAAAAAAGATGATTAATTATGGTACGGGATTTCGAGAAGCCTTTAAGTTAGGAATGCACCAGGTCATCTATAATATGTTATACCGACTGAATAACGAGCATTTGAACTGCGATGTTACCACAATCTATGAAGACTTGGCTGAAATGGGAATTCCGTCGGCCTCCATCAATTCCTTTGTATATCGCGGCAATACTCCTCAACGACTGCATGTTCCACGGTTACTTAGCACCATGACCCACCATCAGGATAGCGAGTTGACAACAAAGGCGACACCAATTTTCTCCCTAGGGGCTTTTTCAAAACTCCGGCCGTGGAGTAAAGTACCGCAAATAGCTGCCGGAAATTATAAATTTACAGCCCGAGAGCTGCGTTATTTAATCCGCAAGAACAAACTTCCGGGGTTTACTGTATGTATGTTTCAGGATCTGGACTTGCGTATTCATTTCAAAGGTCCAATGGATATAAAAGGAATCGCCCAAATTGACCGTGAAATCCAAAAAACATTGAATTTGTATCCTAGTTGGGAAGAAGCAGTTAATCGGAACGTATGGATGGTTATGGGAGATAACGGACATGCACCGATGGGTTTCAATTACAGTAAATTTATTATTGATTTACGTAAAATACTGAAAAAATATCGTATAGCTCGTCTAGAGCGCCCAATTCACGAAAAAGATCAGCTTGTACTTTGTGTCAACCAGCGTATGGCTTACATTTATGTATTAGATAGGGATTTACCTCTATCTGTTATTATCGAACGGCTAAGAAATGATGCACGTATTGATATTATTTCCTGGAAAGACGGGGACTACATTAACGTAGTTTCTGGCATAAGACCAGGTTCGTTACGGTATAACAAAGGTGGAGAATACACCGATATATATGAACAGACTTGGTCCATAGAAGGGAATACGGATCTTCTAGATTTGTACATTACGGATAAGGGTAAGGTGTTTTATGGAGATTATCCAGATGCATTAGCACGGCTGTATGGGGCATTACATTCTCATCCGGGCCGATTTATAGTGGTCAATGCCAAGCCTGGTTGTGAATTCAAAGCCCAATCCACACCATTTCACCTTGGCGGTTCAGCCCACGGTTCTTTACACAAACAGGAATCTCTTGTCCCGCTGGTGATTGCAGGAACCACGGCCACTCCAAAATTTCCACGTTTAGTAGATATGAAAGACTTTGTGCTTCAATTGTTTCGTCAACAATAA
- a CDS encoding MarR family transcriptional regulator — MENFRDLFQTMEKRFGLLNKNCCSLDDVDISLVQSHILYEIDRLKQPSVQELANAMAMDITTLSRQIQKLVQMGLVRKTPYPEDRRMFILSLTEEGNKVATKIDAEITAYLEEVFSHMSEFEKETVLRSIRLLNECMAKSSVCCQPMYGGK, encoded by the coding sequence ATGGAAAATTTTCGTGATTTGTTCCAAACCATGGAAAAGCGATTCGGACTTTTGAATAAAAATTGCTGCTCTTTAGATGACGTGGATATCTCATTAGTGCAAAGTCATATTTTATACGAGATCGACCGTTTGAAGCAGCCGTCCGTTCAAGAGCTTGCAAATGCGATGGCGATGGATATCACTACATTAAGCAGACAAATTCAAAAATTAGTGCAAATGGGATTGGTAAGAAAGACACCTTATCCGGAGGATCGTCGTATGTTTATTCTTTCTCTTACAGAGGAAGGAAACAAGGTGGCAACCAAAATCGATGCGGAAATAACCGCGTATTTGGAAGAAGTCTTCTCACATATGAGCGAATTTGAAAAAGAAACCGTTCTTCGTTCGATTCGTTTACTGAATGAGTGTATGGCTAAATCCAGTGTTTGTTGTCAACCGATGTATGGAGGCAAGTAA
- a CDS encoding SEC-C domain-containing protein, whose product MNFLQKIQPHLTSNDLFVQKFVLYALQEYPEVPAEWTTQLINEAIHHKEKELYVLIDIRNHPLNDEAAKLLIDGINKTDKVNTHLYLELIKQLPPEVVVKYQDELGNILTKETIEFYRLLANGSEEEVWEEYGAVLGQLNNEERFNQKLYSKAKLLIKTLVQKEWIHEKEIDMVLHEELNNEWFSDNGILMVYAIGLLRLEKYIPVLASLLVRDEDILLEEVSDALTVFESDDVVRAVAPYAMKQESEIFAISILGNTKTPLAVDVLRKVYWEQEDEETKALVIEALCHQLTDEAMPEIEDYIHHDYRSFLIEVEELLYGWFKVMDKHHPLMEHWKRVALENELRFQKNQGDLLLNMPFRNTEKVGRNDPCPCGSGKKYKKCCLK is encoded by the coding sequence TTGAACTTTTTACAAAAAATTCAACCCCATTTAACGAGTAATGATTTATTTGTTCAAAAATTCGTGTTGTACGCATTACAAGAATATCCGGAAGTGCCAGCTGAATGGACGACTCAACTTATTAATGAAGCGATCCATCATAAAGAAAAGGAATTGTATGTATTAATAGATATTAGAAACCATCCGCTCAATGATGAAGCTGCAAAGCTATTAATTGATGGAATCAATAAAACCGATAAAGTAAACACACATTTGTACCTCGAACTTATTAAGCAATTACCTCCTGAGGTTGTCGTAAAATATCAAGACGAACTAGGAAATATTCTTACAAAAGAAACAATCGAGTTTTATCGCCTGCTTGCAAATGGCAGTGAAGAAGAAGTGTGGGAAGAATATGGAGCCGTTTTAGGACAGTTGAATAATGAAGAAAGGTTTAACCAAAAGCTATACTCAAAGGCGAAACTGCTCATAAAAACCCTCGTCCAAAAAGAATGGATCCATGAAAAAGAAATCGATATGGTTTTACACGAAGAGTTAAATAATGAATGGTTTTCTGATAACGGAATCTTGATGGTGTATGCCATTGGCTTACTTCGGTTAGAAAAATACATTCCGGTATTGGCAAGCTTGTTGGTGCGCGATGAAGACATCTTGTTGGAGGAAGTTTCTGATGCGTTAACGGTCTTCGAATCGGATGATGTGGTTCGAGCAGTGGCCCCATACGCGATGAAACAAGAATCGGAAATATTTGCAATTTCTATATTAGGTAATACAAAAACTCCTTTGGCAGTGGATGTATTACGAAAAGTGTATTGGGAACAGGAAGATGAAGAAACGAAAGCGTTAGTGATTGAAGCCCTTTGTCATCAGCTTACGGATGAGGCAATGCCGGAAATAGAAGATTATATTCATCACGACTATCGTTCATTTCTCATTGAAGTAGAAGAATTACTTTATGGGTGGTTTAAAGTAATGGACAAGCATCACCCTCTTATGGAACATTGGAAACGAGTAGCATTAGAAAATGAGTTGCGTTTTCAAAAAAATCAGGGAGATTTATTATTGAACATGCCTTTTCGAAATACTGAAAAAGTCGGACGTAACGATCCTTGTCCGTGTGGAAGCGGAAAAAAATATAAAAAGTGCTGCTTGAAGTAA
- a CDS encoding permease has product MMTFLSISIELTVLFVGVSFLMYLIQGVIPYKKMEKWLKNNHSIFGALIAVLFAFITPFCSCSTIPIVVHLLNQKIRFAIVMIFLFASPVLDPTILTLMAATLGLKVAVAYAIITALFSILIGFALEILGFEKEVKNVIVKGKAKLPERLHFRAALHETSQLMKSVYPFLLIGAAIGSLIHEVVPTEWLITYLGGEQWWLVPIAAIIGIPLYIRLSTMIPISHMLISKGMAIAPVMALMISSAGASLPEVTLLQSIFKKKLVLAFVVSVITMSTLSGWLFYVI; this is encoded by the coding sequence ATGATGACGTTTTTATCGATTAGCATCGAATTAACGGTTCTATTTGTTGGTGTTTCGTTTCTTATGTACTTGATTCAAGGGGTAATACCATATAAAAAAATGGAGAAATGGTTAAAGAACAATCATTCAATTTTTGGAGCGTTGATAGCGGTATTGTTTGCATTCATCACTCCATTTTGCTCCTGCTCCACCATCCCAATTGTTGTTCACTTGTTGAATCAAAAAATTCGATTTGCCATTGTCATGATATTTTTGTTTGCCTCGCCTGTACTAGACCCTACCATCTTAACATTAATGGCAGCCACATTAGGTTTAAAAGTAGCTGTGGCATACGCGATTATCACTGCCCTGTTTTCCATCCTCATTGGTTTTGCATTAGAAATCCTTGGGTTTGAAAAAGAAGTGAAAAACGTCATCGTGAAAGGTAAAGCCAAGTTACCTGAGCGACTCCATTTTCGCGCAGCACTACACGAAACAAGTCAGTTAATGAAATCCGTCTATCCGTTTTTACTCATCGGTGCAGCAATCGGCTCATTAATCCATGAGGTTGTTCCAACAGAATGGTTGATCACCTATTTAGGTGGTGAACAATGGTGGTTGGTTCCAATTGCAGCTATTATCGGAATACCTTTGTATATCCGCTTGTCTACGATGATTCCGATTTCCCATATGCTGATTTCTAAAGGTATGGCCATTGCCCCCGTCATGGCGTTAATGATCAGTTCAGCTGGAGCAAGTTTGCCAGAAGTTACGTTATTACAAAGCATATTTAAAAAGAAATTGGTGTTAGCCTTTGTCGTTTCGGTGATCACCATGTCTACGTTGTCCGGATGGTTATTTTACGTCATTTAA
- a CDS encoding cupin domain-containing protein produces MYYVPYMYPYPYYVTVPMYNYGRHPVYWTIPNEIGIQSSKGKDKIKLKDYGPEPFVVNINEATKQNNTYRTALWTGNHLQVTLMSLNVGEDIGLEIHPHVDQFLRIEQGQGIVQMGKSKDHLNFERKVYDDSAIMIPAGTWHNVTNTGNIPLKLYSIYAPPEHPRGTVHVTKADAMAAEE; encoded by the coding sequence ATGTACTATGTTCCTTATATGTATCCATATCCTTATTATGTTACCGTACCTATGTATAACTATGGAAGACATCCTGTATACTGGACGATTCCTAATGAGATAGGGATACAATCGTCAAAGGGAAAAGATAAAATTAAGTTAAAAGATTATGGACCAGAACCGTTTGTAGTTAATATCAATGAGGCTACGAAGCAAAACAATACGTATCGTACCGCTTTATGGACAGGAAATCATTTGCAAGTTACATTGATGAGTCTCAATGTTGGCGAAGATATCGGTTTGGAAATTCACCCTCACGTTGATCAATTCTTACGTATTGAACAAGGTCAAGGGATTGTTCAAATGGGCAAGAGTAAAGATCATTTAAACTTTGAAAGAAAAGTGTATGATGACTCTGCTATTATGATACCTGCTGGAACATGGCACAATGTAACCAATACAGGTAATATCCCGCTAAAACTTTACTCAATCTATGCACCTCCAGAACATCCACGTGGTACTGTACATGTAACAAAAGCCGATGCCATGGCAGCTGAAGAATAA
- a CDS encoding GNAT family N-acetyltransferase, with protein MKIYETKDAHLIARLNKPVHDLHVTRAPEVFKPYDETAMTAFFEEIIQIENHLFYVVENEDGHSAGYIWVEMKQSKETPFKYASSTLFVHQLSVNENERGKGYGRALLKHAEHIAKSHQISSIQLDYWEFNVEANNFYKKQGFEPTRQHVIKHIS; from the coding sequence ATGAAGATCTACGAAACGAAGGATGCCCATTTAATAGCTCGCCTCAATAAGCCCGTGCACGACTTGCATGTCACCAGAGCACCAGAAGTATTTAAGCCATATGACGAAACAGCGATGACCGCTTTTTTCGAAGAAATCATTCAAATTGAGAATCATTTGTTCTATGTCGTGGAAAATGAAGACGGACACTCAGCTGGCTACATCTGGGTAGAAATGAAACAATCAAAAGAAACTCCGTTTAAATATGCTTCATCAACTCTCTTTGTTCACCAACTGAGCGTCAATGAAAATGAGCGAGGGAAAGGATATGGACGAGCCTTATTAAAACATGCAGAACATATAGCCAAGTCTCATCAAATATCGTCCATTCAACTCGATTATTGGGAATTTAACGTGGAAGCGAACAATTTTTATAAAAAACAAGGCTTTGAACCTACACGCCAACATGTCATCAAGCATATTTCATAA